Proteins encoded by one window of Rutidosis leptorrhynchoides isolate AG116_Rl617_1_P2 chromosome 7, CSIRO_AGI_Rlap_v1, whole genome shotgun sequence:
- the LOC139857848 gene encoding putative receptor protein kinase ZmPK1, which yields MANRDEPVNGKQSKLSLKKNGNLVLTDAGREIWTTNTKSSSPLQLQILDSGNLVVTQLDKKSYLWQSFNFPTDTILPNQPFTKDTVLISSKSSTNYSSGFYKLYFDNDNVLRLVYTGDEVTSVYWPSPWLVPWAAGRTTYNNSRIASLDTEGQFKSTDDFKFTTCDYGISTLQRKLTLDVDGNIRVYSLTKRRWIVSWQAISFTCTIHGICGPNSLCTYNSEMGRSCSCMQGYKAKNQSDLSFGCESTFDFNKHLDYYDFLKLPSVEFYGFDSLYIQNTTLKECQKSCLDDPSCKAIQYNYDSAFKFFVCYTKRLLFNGIYKDGLSYDQKLVNESRLECTSSIIELQRTYAKNGGNGSIKFMLWFSIIIGIIEATCFILFDYITKQPSGATTQSYLAIVTGFRRFTYDEIMKATHKFKDEVGRGGGGVVYKGLLPDNRVVAIKVLHEATQGEAEFLAEMSTIGRINHKNLIETYGYCAEGKHRILVFEYMENGSLAEKLGTDELDWTKMLEIATV from the exons ATGGCAAATAGAGATGAACCTGTTAACGGAAAACAATCCAAGTTATCCTTGAAAAAAAATGGCAATCTTGTTCTAACAGATGCTGGACGCGAAATTTGGACGACCAACACCAAGTCCAGTTCGCCTTTGCAGTTGCAAATTCTTGATTCGGGTAACCTTGTTGTTACCCAATTAGACAAAAAATCATATCTTTGGCAAAGTTTTAATTTTCCAACTGATACCATCCTCCCTAATCAACCTTTTACCAAAGACACTGTCCTTATATCATCAAAAAGTTCAACTAACTATTCTTCGGGCTTTTACAAACTCTATTTTGACAACGATAACGTACTTAGACTTGTTTACACGGGTGATGAAGTAACGAGCGTTTATTGGCCAAGTCCATGGTTAGTTCCATGGGCAGCAGGAAGgactacttataataatagtagaaTTGCTTCACTCGATACCGAAGGTCAATTTAAGTCAACGGACGATTTTAAGTTTACAACGTGCGATTATGGAATAAGTACTCTTCAAAGAAAACTGACACTCGATGTTGATGGAAATATAAGAGTTTATTCACTTACAAAAAGAAGATGGATTGTTTCATGGCAAGCAATTTCATTCACATGTACAATTCATGGGATTTGTGGCCCAAATAGCCTTTGTACATACAATTCAGAAATGGGAAGAAGTTGCTCATGCATGCAAGGGTATAAAGCCAAGAATCAATCTGATTTGTCATTTGGGTGTGAAtctacttttgactttaataagcATCTTGATTACTATGACTTCTTGAAGCTACCTTCGGTGGAGTTTTATGGATTTGATTCTTTGTACATACAAAACACCACTCTTAAAGAATGTCAGAAGTCATGCTTAGATGACCCTAGTTGCAAAGCTATCCAATACAACTATGATAGTGCTTTCAAATTCTTTGTATGCTATACTAAGAGATTGTTGTTCAACGGCATCTATAAAG ATGGCTTATCATATGATCAAAAGCTTGTCAATGAGTCTCGCTTGGAATGCACGAGTTCTATAATCGAGTTGCAACGAACGTATGCCAAAAATGGTGGAAATGGATCTATAAAGTTCATGTTGTGGTTTAGTATCATCATTGGTATAATTGAAGCTACATGCTTTATATTGTTCGATTATATTACCAAACAACCGTCAGGTGCAACAACTCAATCTTACCTTGCAATTGTTACCGGATTCAGAAGGTTTACATACGATGAGATAATGAAGGCGACTCATAAATTTAAAGATGAGGTTGGaagaggtggtggtggtgttgtatacAAAGGCTTACTTCCTGATAATCGAGTGGTAGCAATTAAGGTACTCCATGAGGCTACGCAGGGAGAAGCTGAGTTTCTAGCGGAGATGAGCACAATCGGGAGGATTAATCATAAGAACTTGATCGAAACATATGGTTATTGTGCCGAAGGAAAGCATAGGATCTTGGTGTTTGAGTACATGGAGAATGGTTCGTTAGCTGAGAAGTTAGGTACTGACGAGCTAGATTGGACAAAGATGTTAGAAATCGCGACTGTGTAG